AAGACGTCGCAGCCATCGCCCACCATGTTTATCAACTGCTTTGAGGAGGCGAAAGCGGCACAGGATACGGTGATCGCGATTCTGGTCTCCGGGGCGCTGAGCGGTACCATCCAGAGCGCAGTGCTTGCAAAGGAAATGGTAGAATATGAAAACATCCACATCGTTGACAGCCAGAATGCCACGCTTGGGATGCGTGTGCTGGTGGACCGCGCGGTTTTTCTGCGGGAGCAGGGGTGTGATGCCAGAACGATTATAGAAGAGCTGGAGGCGTTAAGACCGCGCATCCGTGTGTATGCGGGGCTGGATACGCTGGAATATCTCCAGAAGGGAGGCAGACTTTCCAGAGGGCAGGCGGCGCTCGGAAGTCTGGTAAATTTAAAGCCGGTGGTGAAAATTACGCAGGAGGGATGCGTGGAGCTGTGTGGAAAGCAGATTGGAATGAAGCATGCTTTCCGGCAGATTGCGAACATTCTGGAGGAGGACGCTCCGGATGTGGATTTCCCGGTATATTTTCTGTATGCGTACGACCGGAAAAACTGTGTGAATTTTATCCGGTATCTGAGCAAAAGAGGAATGGATTTCGGGACGCCGAAGCTGCGCGGCATCGGACCGACGATTGGCAGCCATATCGGTACCGGGGCATTCGGCATAGTGTATGTAAAGTAAAGGAGCGGTTTATGAAAAAGAAGAAAGTAATTTCAATTCTGATGGCATGTACGCTTCTGTCCGCCGGTTTTGGAAATGCCGTTGTACTGGGAGAGGATATCGCGGTATGGGACAGCCTGGAGGGCGAAATGGCGGCCGGGGGCGGAGACGGCTATGCGGAGGCGCCCGGTACGGAGCAGTATGTGGAGCCGACGGAGAGCTATATTCCGGAGGCGACGGAGGGGTATGTGCCGGAGCAGACGGAAGGCTATGTGCCGGAGGCGACAGAGGGCTATGTTCCGGAAAATACGGACAATTTCCAGGAGTGGACGGAAAGCTATTATTATGAGGAAGCAGGAACCGTCAGCTATACGGAGGAATCGTATCAGCCGGAGGAGCGCCAGGAATTCTGGGACGAACGCGAGGCTGCCTATGAAGAACACCGGGAGGGCACCATCAGCAAAAACTCGGACGAGGTGTATACGGTGGAGGATTTCGACATTCCGGGGATAGAGGAAGCGCAGGAGGGTTTTCAGCTCAGTGAGACATCCGAGCTGCCGGAGCAGATGTATCTGCAGGTCCCGGAAATCCTGCAGAACCCGGAGCTGCCCACGGGCTGCGAGGCGGTGTCGCTTACGATGGCGCTGCAGTACGAGGATTTTGATGTGGACAAGATTACGATTGCAAGTGATTTCCTGATTT
This is a stretch of genomic DNA from Marvinbryantia formatexigens DSM 14469. It encodes these proteins:
- a CDS encoding DegV family protein; the encoded protein is MAIRIITDSAADYSAQEIARRQITCVPMSVTFGEEQFQDGVDLTKEQFFEKLLSGKVFPKTSQPSPTMFINCFEEAKAAQDTVIAILVSGALSGTIQSAVLAKEMVEYENIHIVDSQNATLGMRVLVDRAVFLREQGCDARTIIEELEALRPRIRVYAGLDTLEYLQKGGRLSRGQAALGSLVNLKPVVKITQEGCVELCGKQIGMKHAFRQIANILEEDAPDVDFPVYFLYAYDRKNCVNFIRYLSKRGMDFGTPKLRGIGPTIGSHIGTGAFGIVYVK
- a CDS encoding C39 family peptidase; translation: MKKKKVISILMACTLLSAGFGNAVVLGEDIAVWDSLEGEMAAGGGDGYAEAPGTEQYVEPTESYIPEATEGYVPEQTEGYVPEATEGYVPENTDNFQEWTESYYYEEAGTVSYTEESYQPEERQEFWDEREAAYEEHREGTISKNSDEVYTVEDFDIPGIEEAQEGFQLSETSELPEQMYLQVPEILQNPELPTGCEAVSLTMALQYEDFDVDKITIASDFLIYNQETDNMAIGYVGDPFSESGAGCFAPAIAATALAFFTDQEAEYKAYDITDTDFEDLFAYIAAGTPVILWTTMYMADPEFTRMDAEYEGHVYRWYSQEHCVVLSGYNRTEGTVQVNDPLEGIVTRNLDEFAAIYNLTGKNAVVLKEITETTSDSASVNTEVGLP